A single window of Nocardioides kongjuensis DNA harbors:
- a CDS encoding serine/threonine-protein kinase, translating to MQQPPQIPGFHFVDLVGEGGFADVFRYQQELPTRQVAIKVLRSGSDAASIELFRAEANVMAQLSNHPSIVPIYQAGVSSDGRAFLVMEYCPPPHVAQRYRTQPLAVAEVLDIGVKIASAVETAHRAGILHRDIKPHNILTSTFGVPLLTDFGIASVVGETGAGAQGLSIPWSPPESLAADSHDVRSDVYSLAATLYSLLIGHPPFERRDASNDNASLMTRIERGQLTPLRRPDVPASLVDVLRRAMSVEVERRPVSAMVLGRQLQDVQIELRQSPTRLEVMDASPSALGEEHPNDARTLVRPVSVIIPAAVHDRPGPLQPGLDEDTRNPGHSGHSGHSGHSGHSGHASLSGHSGRRAATGGRSARRSGPQRSEERQLGVPARIGIGVVVAAVAGAIGFALLDGSSGDQDGGKDGTLRGEDPPNPVELLDRPPAPVVSKSGKGARWTFTWAQETPRPGDRFKVLLSGDGVQQSAPEYIEATSKTLTVERDATVCIEVAVIREGGETSALSQRTCVTGG from the coding sequence ATGCAGCAACCACCGCAGATCCCGGGCTTCCACTTCGTCGACCTCGTCGGCGAGGGCGGGTTCGCCGACGTGTTCCGCTACCAGCAGGAGCTGCCGACCCGCCAGGTCGCGATCAAGGTGCTGCGCAGTGGCAGCGACGCCGCCTCGATCGAGCTGTTCCGGGCCGAGGCCAACGTGATGGCCCAGCTGTCCAACCACCCCTCGATCGTGCCGATCTACCAGGCCGGGGTGAGCTCCGACGGGCGGGCGTTCCTGGTCATGGAGTACTGCCCTCCACCCCACGTCGCGCAGCGCTACCGCACCCAGCCCCTCGCCGTCGCCGAGGTCCTCGACATCGGCGTCAAGATCGCCAGTGCCGTCGAGACCGCCCACCGGGCGGGGATCCTGCACCGCGACATCAAGCCCCACAACATCCTCACCAGCACCTTCGGCGTGCCGCTGCTCACCGACTTCGGCATCGCCTCGGTCGTGGGGGAGACCGGCGCCGGCGCCCAGGGCCTGTCCATCCCGTGGTCGCCGCCCGAGTCGCTGGCCGCCGACAGCCACGACGTCCGCAGCGACGTCTACTCCCTGGCCGCGACCCTCTACTCGCTGCTCATCGGCCACCCGCCGTTCGAGCGCCGCGACGCGTCCAACGACAACGCCTCGCTGATGACCCGCATCGAGCGCGGGCAGCTCACGCCGCTGCGCCGGCCGGACGTGCCGGCGTCCCTGGTCGACGTGCTGCGGCGGGCGATGTCGGTCGAGGTCGAGCGCCGCCCGGTCTCGGCGATGGTGCTCGGCCGCCAGCTCCAGGACGTGCAGATCGAGCTGCGGCAGTCGCCGACCCGGCTCGAGGTCATGGACGCCTCCCCGTCGGCGCTCGGCGAGGAGCACCCCAACGACGCGCGGACCCTGGTCCGACCGGTGTCGGTGATCATCCCGGCCGCGGTCCACGACCGCCCCGGGCCGCTGCAGCCCGGCCTCGACGAGGACACCCGCAACCCGGGCCACTCCGGCCACTCCGGGCATTCGGGGCATTCGGGGCATTCCGGGCACGCCAGCCTCTCCGGGCACTCCGGTCGCCGCGCCGCGACCGGTGGACGGTCGGCCCGGCGCTCGGGTCCGCAGCGCTCGGAGGAGCGCCAGCTCGGCGTACCCGCCCGGATCGGGATCGGCGTGGTCGTCGCAGCCGTCGCCGGCGCGATCGGCTTCGCGCTCCTGGACGGCAGCTCCGGCGACCAGGACGGGGGCAAGGACGGCACGCTGCGCGGCGAGGACCCGCCCAACCCGGTCGAGCTGCTGGACCGGCCACCGGCGCCGGTCGTGTCGAAGTCGGGCAAGGGCGCCCGGTGGACCTTCACCTGGGCCCAGGAGACCCCCCGGCCCGGCGACAGGTTCAAGGTGCTGCTCTCCGGCGACGGCGTGCAGCAGAGCGCGCCGGAGTACATCGAGGCCACCAGCAAGACCCTCACCGTCGAGCGCGACGCGACGGTGTGCATCGAGGTGGCGGTCATCCGTGAGGGCGGGGAGACGTCGGCTCTCTCGCAGCGGACGTGCGTGACGGGAGGGTGA
- a CDS encoding FHA domain-containing protein, which produces MTSYLPGELATLVTDEGVVVSTPDRLAEVAALRERDLAAPTVVEVLSRGDLSALPEFAAVRLEGAEARILVRGGLVVRVDGFAVDGRDATMWTEATATLGPGAAVEIAPIGAPAAGPALPLTAGVVRSAGVTWHPASTAPAPAPATAPAPAPETGYAPADEYTVVRGSQRPAVPPPSGPDAPTTPPPSALPPAPPSVPPPGWQPLPTGDPSPEHDGHTITPAQLQALRAAAAQPGNAPATPPAGPAVPPAVAPPNAPPPTMRPPAVAVRPVVALALSTGRVVPVRRRVLIGRSPRIQQVGGSQNLPALVTVDDPYVSSTHLEVSADGARVTVTDMSTNGTLLARQGRVPVPLDRGVVTEVALGDVLTLSKGLTATVVPAPDEV; this is translated from the coding sequence ATGACCAGCTACCTGCCGGGCGAGCTCGCCACCCTCGTCACCGACGAGGGCGTCGTCGTGAGCACGCCCGACCGGCTCGCCGAGGTGGCGGCCCTGCGCGAGCGCGACCTGGCGGCCCCCACGGTCGTCGAGGTGCTCTCGCGCGGCGACCTGAGCGCCCTGCCCGAGTTCGCCGCAGTGCGTCTCGAGGGGGCCGAGGCCCGGATCCTGGTCCGCGGCGGCCTCGTCGTCCGCGTCGACGGGTTCGCGGTCGACGGGCGTGACGCGACCATGTGGACCGAGGCCACGGCCACGCTGGGCCCCGGTGCCGCGGTCGAGATCGCCCCCATCGGTGCGCCGGCCGCCGGCCCGGCGCTGCCGCTCACCGCGGGCGTGGTCCGCAGCGCCGGCGTGACCTGGCACCCGGCGTCCACGGCACCGGCACCGGCACCAGCGACCGCGCCCGCGCCCGCCCCCGAGACCGGCTACGCCCCCGCGGACGAGTACACCGTCGTGCGCGGGAGCCAGCGGCCCGCCGTCCCCCCGCCGTCCGGTCCGGACGCTCCGACGACCCCGCCGCCCTCGGCCCTGCCGCCGGCCCCGCCGTCGGTCCCGCCCCCCGGGTGGCAGCCGCTCCCCACGGGGGATCCGTCGCCCGAGCACGACGGCCACACGATCACCCCGGCCCAGCTGCAGGCCCTGCGAGCGGCCGCGGCCCAGCCGGGGAACGCCCCCGCCACGCCGCCCGCCGGTCCCGCCGTGCCCCCGGCCGTGGCACCGCCGAACGCCCCGCCGCCCACGATGCGGCCGCCCGCGGTCGCCGTGCGTCCCGTGGTGGCGCTCGCCCTGTCGACCGGTCGCGTGGTCCCGGTGCGGCGCCGGGTGCTCATCGGACGCAGCCCCCGCATCCAGCAGGTCGGGGGCAGCCAGAACCTGCCGGCGCTGGTCACCGTCGACGACCCCTACGTGTCCAGCACCCACCTCGAGGTTTCCGCCGACGGCGCCCGGGTGACGGTGACCGACATGTCCACCAACGGCACGCTGCTCGCCCGCCAGGGCCGGGTGCCCGTCCCGCTCGACCGCGGGGTCGTCACCGAGGTCGCGCTCGGCGACGTGCTCACGCTGTCCAAGGGCCTGACCGCGACCGTCGTCCCGGCGCCCGACGAGGTCTGA
- a CDS encoding protein phosphatase 2C domain-containing protein, whose protein sequence is MGQVRVNATGAESWASPGHATRLVHAAGTHPGRVREVNEDSSLVAPPVFLVADGMGGYARGDVASRLVVESFESLASLHQVQPADVEAAIATAQTRVASLAAEFSSAPGSTLVTAAYVLEDGRGYWLLANIGDSRAYTYAGGVLEQISKDHSVVQELIDAGQLTRDQAIAHPERHVVTRAIGALTVSEADFALIPAEPGSRLLLCSDGLTSELSDTAILHILSEDMAPDRTVLTLVDAAVAAGGHDNVTVVVVDVEGAGATAPAVERTAPGPQEGR, encoded by the coding sequence GTGGGACAAGTGCGGGTCAACGCGACGGGCGCCGAGTCCTGGGCGTCGCCGGGGCACGCCACGCGTCTCGTGCACGCCGCCGGGACCCACCCGGGCCGGGTCCGAGAGGTCAACGAGGACTCCTCCCTGGTCGCGCCGCCCGTCTTCCTCGTCGCCGACGGCATGGGCGGCTACGCGCGTGGCGACGTCGCGAGCCGGCTGGTGGTCGAGTCCTTCGAGTCGCTCGCCAGCCTCCACCAGGTGCAGCCGGCCGACGTCGAGGCGGCGATCGCCACCGCGCAGACGCGGGTCGCCTCGCTGGCCGCCGAGTTCAGCTCCGCGCCCGGCTCGACGCTGGTCACGGCGGCGTACGTCCTCGAGGACGGCCGTGGCTACTGGTTGCTGGCCAACATCGGCGACTCCCGGGCCTACACCTACGCCGGCGGCGTCCTCGAGCAGATCTCCAAGGACCACTCGGTGGTCCAGGAGCTGATCGACGCCGGCCAGCTCACCCGCGACCAGGCCATCGCTCACCCCGAGCGGCACGTGGTGACCCGCGCGATCGGTGCGCTGACCGTCTCCGAGGCCGACTTCGCGCTGATCCCGGCCGAGCCGGGGTCTCGTCTGCTGCTGTGCTCCGACGGCCTCACCTCGGAGCTCTCGGACACCGCGATCCTGCACATCCTGTCCGAGGACATGGCGCCGGACCGGACCGTGCTGACGCTCGTCGACGCCGCGGTCGCGGCCGGCGGGCACGACAACGTCACGGTCGTCGTCGTCGACGTCGAGGGCGCCGGTGCCACTGCGCCCGCGGTCGAGCGCACCGCTCCCGGTCCGCAGGAGGGCCGATGA
- a CDS encoding FKBP-type peptidyl-prolyl cis-trans isomerase has translation MSQKPEIDFVDPTPPTDLVITDLTVGEGEEATAGSTVSVHYVGVALSSGEEFDASYNRGTPLQFRLGIGQVIQGWDTGVQGMKVGGRRQLVIPPHLGYGDRGAGGVIKPGETLIFVVDLLGVS, from the coding sequence ATGAGCCAGAAGCCCGAGATCGACTTCGTCGACCCCACCCCGCCCACCGACCTCGTCATCACCGACCTCACCGTCGGCGAGGGTGAGGAGGCCACCGCCGGCAGCACCGTGTCGGTCCACTACGTCGGCGTCGCCCTGTCCAGCGGCGAGGAGTTCGACGCGTCGTACAACCGTGGCACCCCGCTGCAGTTCCGCCTCGGCATCGGCCAGGTCATCCAGGGCTGGGACACCGGCGTGCAGGGCATGAAGGTCGGTGGCCGCCGTCAGCTGGTCATCCCGCCGCACCTCGGGTACGGCGACCGCGGCGCCGGCGGCGTCATCAAGCCCGGCGAGACGCTGATCTTCGTCGTCGACCTGCTGGGCGTCAGCTGA
- a CDS encoding RNA-binding S4 domain-containing protein codes for MFGRKRKDPQPEGPVPVDVPIRDESIRLGQFLKLANLVDSGAEAKPVIADGLVKVNGEVDTRRGRQLRVGDVVELQGQAARVADGDVPDNLPW; via the coding sequence ATGTTCGGCCGAAAGCGGAAGGATCCGCAGCCCGAGGGCCCGGTGCCCGTCGACGTCCCCATCCGGGACGAGTCGATCCGGCTCGGTCAGTTCCTCAAGCTCGCCAACCTCGTCGACTCGGGGGCCGAGGCCAAGCCGGTGATCGCCGACGGGCTGGTCAAGGTCAACGGCGAGGTCGACACCCGCCGGGGGCGGCAGCTGCGCGTCGGGGACGTCGTGGAGCTGCAGGGGCAGGCTGCCCGGGTCGCCGACGGCGACGTACCGGACAACCTGCCCTGGTGA
- a CDS encoding DUF445 domain-containing protein has protein sequence MSGPLIPSDPTTDAVRRSALRKMRTVAVSLLLLAAAVYLATLGKDGAWGYVNAGAEASMVGAIADWFAVTALFKHPLGLPIPHTALVPKRKDDLGKGLEQFVGENFLQEDIIRERVLGVQIAQRVGDWLAVPANAERVVTEGSEIAALALGKVRDDHIEALVTEALVPRFREEPIAPLLGGLLAEAIRDDLHHGLVDLMLEEMHGWLLANPDTVHDVLGERAPWWAPDSVNTYVINRLHLEMVRWLAEIRDRPDHRARRALDSMLGQLADDLLSNPATQERAERLKDRVLDHPAVIASAISLWQALRKALLTSLGDPNGAVRRRLLVELDGACARLRSDAALRERIDTMAAGAAVFAVDRYGAELTAVITHTIERWDGKEAARRIELHVGRDLQFIRINGTIVGGLVGVLIHTISVVLH, from the coding sequence GTGTCCGGCCCGCTGATCCCCTCCGACCCGACGACCGACGCCGTGCGCCGCAGCGCGCTGCGCAAGATGCGCACGGTCGCGGTGTCGCTGCTCCTGCTCGCCGCCGCGGTCTACCTCGCCACCCTGGGCAAGGACGGCGCCTGGGGCTACGTCAACGCCGGCGCGGAGGCCTCGATGGTCGGTGCCATCGCGGACTGGTTCGCCGTCACGGCGCTGTTCAAGCACCCGCTCGGCCTGCCGATCCCGCACACCGCGCTGGTGCCCAAGCGCAAGGACGACCTCGGCAAGGGCCTCGAGCAGTTCGTGGGGGAGAACTTCCTGCAGGAGGACATCATCCGCGAGCGGGTCCTCGGGGTGCAGATCGCCCAGCGCGTGGGCGACTGGCTCGCCGTGCCCGCCAACGCCGAGCGGGTCGTGACCGAGGGTTCGGAGATCGCCGCGCTGGCACTCGGCAAGGTCCGCGACGACCACATCGAGGCGCTGGTGACCGAGGCACTGGTGCCGCGCTTCCGCGAGGAGCCGATCGCGCCGCTGCTCGGCGGACTGCTCGCCGAGGCGATCCGCGACGACCTCCACCACGGCCTGGTCGACCTGATGCTCGAGGAGATGCACGGCTGGCTGCTCGCCAACCCCGACACGGTCCACGACGTGCTGGGGGAGCGGGCCCCGTGGTGGGCACCCGACTCGGTCAACACCTACGTCATCAACCGCCTGCACCTCGAGATGGTCCGCTGGCTCGCCGAGATCCGCGACAGGCCCGACCACCGGGCCCGCCGCGCGCTCGACTCGATGCTCGGCCAGCTCGCCGACGACCTGCTGTCCAACCCGGCCACCCAGGAGCGTGCCGAGCGGCTCAAGGACCGCGTCCTCGACCACCCGGCCGTCATCGCCAGCGCGATCTCGCTGTGGCAGGCCCTGCGCAAGGCGCTGCTCACCTCCCTCGGCGACCCTAACGGCGCCGTGCGCCGTCGCCTGCTCGTCGAGCTCGACGGCGCCTGCGCCCGCCTGCGCTCCGACGCTGCGCTGCGCGAGCGGATCGACACGATGGCGGCCGGCGCCGCGGTCTTCGCCGTCGACAGGTACGGCGCCGAGCTGACCGCCGTCATCACCCACACCATCGAGCGGTGGGACGGCAAGGAGGCGGCCCGGCGCATCGAGCTGCACGTCGGGCGCGACCTGCAGTTCATCCGGATCAACGGCACCATCGTCGGTGGCCTGGTGGGGGTCCTGATCCACACGATCTCGGTGGTGCTTCACTGA
- a CDS encoding MFS transporter has translation MTATSPAPATGAPGTGTAHGAARSGLLIVAVLCFGGLTASLTQTMVIPIQGELGRLLHTSEANASWVVTATLVAAAVAMPIAGRLADLHGKQRVLVVSALVLVVGSLVCALSGSLAPMLVGRLLQGCAMGFVPVGIALLREVTPPRLTATAMAAMSATLGVGGAVGLPLSAWIVQDFSWHTLFWVSTGLAAVVALAVVLLVPHVRDAEPGGFDLLGAVGLGVGLVALLVAVSKGNEWGWGDGRTLGLLVAAVLVLLAWGGYELRTPDPLCDLRTTARRPVLLTNLAAVAIGFGMMAQAIVIPRLLQSPAATGYGLGQSLLETGLWMAPGGLVMMVFSPVSGRLIRAIGARATLMIGGAVLGLGYLFALVLMDAAWQMMIATCITSAGVGIGYAAMPTLILESVPLAEAGSAVGINGLVRSIGTSVSSAAMAAILTASTLDLGGYALPTEKAFAICFGVGAAAAFVGVLLAAAVPRRRDAVPL, from the coding sequence GTGACTGCGACCTCTCCTGCGCCGGCGACCGGCGCGCCCGGCACCGGCACGGCGCACGGCGCCGCCCGCTCGGGGCTGCTGATCGTGGCCGTCCTGTGCTTCGGCGGCCTGACCGCCTCGCTCACCCAGACCATGGTGATCCCGATCCAGGGCGAGCTCGGCCGGCTGCTGCACACCAGCGAGGCCAACGCCTCGTGGGTGGTGACCGCGACCCTGGTCGCCGCCGCCGTGGCGATGCCGATCGCGGGACGGCTCGCCGACCTCCACGGCAAGCAGCGGGTCCTGGTCGTCAGCGCGCTGGTGCTCGTGGTCGGCTCGTTGGTCTGCGCGCTGAGCGGGAGCCTGGCGCCGATGCTCGTCGGCCGCCTGCTGCAGGGCTGCGCAATGGGCTTCGTCCCGGTCGGGATCGCGCTGCTGCGCGAGGTCACCCCGCCGCGGCTCACCGCGACCGCGATGGCCGCGATGAGCGCGACCCTCGGCGTCGGCGGCGCGGTCGGCCTGCCGCTGTCCGCGTGGATCGTGCAGGACTTCAGCTGGCACACCCTGTTCTGGGTCTCCACCGGCCTGGCCGCCGTCGTCGCGCTGGCCGTGGTGCTGCTCGTGCCGCACGTGCGCGACGCCGAGCCCGGCGGCTTCGACCTGCTCGGCGCGGTGGGCCTGGGCGTCGGCCTGGTGGCGCTGCTGGTGGCCGTGTCGAAGGGCAACGAGTGGGGCTGGGGCGACGGCCGCACCCTCGGCCTGCTGGTCGCCGCCGTCCTCGTGCTGCTCGCCTGGGGCGGCTACGAGCTGCGCACCCCCGACCCGTTGTGCGACCTGCGCACCACCGCCCGCCGGCCGGTGCTGCTCACCAACCTCGCCGCCGTCGCGATCGGCTTCGGCATGATGGCGCAGGCGATCGTGATCCCGCGCCTGCTCCAGTCGCCGGCCGCGACCGGCTACGGGCTCGGCCAGAGCCTGCTCGAGACCGGCCTGTGGATGGCTCCCGGTGGTCTCGTGATGATGGTGTTCTCGCCGGTGTCCGGCCGCCTGATCCGGGCCATCGGCGCCCGGGCGACGCTGATGATCGGCGGCGCCGTGCTCGGCCTCGGCTACCTGTTCGCCCTCGTCCTCATGGACGCCGCCTGGCAGATGATGATCGCCACCTGCATCACCTCCGCCGGCGTCGGCATCGGGTACGCCGCCATGCCGACGCTGATCCTCGAGTCCGTGCCGCTCGCCGAGGCAGGCTCCGCGGTCGGGATCAACGGCCTCGTGCGCTCGATCGGCACCAGTGTGTCGTCGGCCGCCATGGCGGCGATCCTGACGGCCTCGACCCTCGACCTGGGCGGCTACGCGCTGCCCACCGAGAAGGCCTTCGCGATCTGCTTCGGGGTGGGCGCCGCGGCCGCCTTCGTGGGCGTGCTGCTGGCGGCCGCCGTCCCGCGCCGACGGGACGCCGTTCCTCTTTGA
- a CDS encoding TetR family transcriptional regulator, translating into MTKTSADARRPRELRPAGLATRSAIEDAARSLFAERGFDGASVRAIAAAAGVDPALVIRHFGSKEALFLRTVDTSLGIGTVLDGPLETVGRRLVAYFLDPRRPIIRQRYVALAQAAHHDQVREEMIRHTAETYVGPLAPRLTGPHPELRVALAVAQLGGLLNLLFLQRDPIVTAADPDVVIATYGDAIQRLLTPPVVDGEEG; encoded by the coding sequence GTGACGAAGACCTCCGCCGACGCGCGGCGCCCCCGCGAGCTGCGCCCCGCCGGCCTCGCCACCCGCAGCGCGATCGAGGACGCCGCGCGCAGCCTGTTCGCCGAGCGCGGCTTCGACGGCGCCTCGGTCCGCGCGATCGCCGCGGCCGCCGGAGTCGATCCGGCGCTCGTGATCCGGCACTTCGGGTCCAAGGAGGCGCTCTTCCTGCGCACCGTCGACACCTCGCTCGGCATCGGCACCGTCCTCGACGGACCGCTCGAGACCGTCGGCAGGCGCCTGGTCGCGTACTTCCTCGACCCCCGCCGGCCGATCATCCGTCAGCGCTACGTCGCCCTGGCCCAGGCCGCCCACCACGACCAGGTCCGCGAGGAGATGATCCGCCACACCGCGGAGACGTACGTCGGCCCGCTGGCCCCGCGCCTCACCGGCCCCCACCCCGAGCTCCGGGTCGCGCTCGCCGTCGCCCAGCTCGGGGGCCTGCTCAACCTGCTCTTCCTGCAGCGCGACCCGATCGTCACCGCCGCCGACCCCGATGTGGTCATCGCGACGTACGGCGACGCGATCCAGCGTCTGCTCACACCACCTGTCGTCGACGGCGAGGAGGGCTGA
- a CDS encoding Pr6Pr family membrane protein translates to MRNARAWHTLTAVVTGAALVLQLVLVVEGGRVLDEVEPPGLGLRLARFIAYFTIQSNILVAVATALLARDPFRDGPAFRALRLASTVGITVTGLVHFFLLRPLLDLNGADWLADKMLHMLVPVLAVVGWFAFGPRPRVDGRAVAVAFAWPIAWVAVTLSVAGATRWVPYPFLDFREEGWGSVAVVCLGITALFAGLVAGFGWVDRRLATTRQAPEATAP, encoded by the coding sequence ATGCGCAACGCCCGCGCCTGGCACACGCTGACGGCGGTGGTGACCGGCGCCGCGCTCGTGCTCCAGCTGGTCCTGGTGGTCGAGGGCGGCCGCGTCCTCGACGAGGTCGAGCCGCCCGGCCTGGGCCTGCGCCTGGCCCGGTTCATCGCCTACTTCACGATCCAGAGCAACATCCTCGTCGCCGTCGCCACGGCGCTGCTCGCCCGCGACCCCTTCCGCGACGGCCCGGCGTTCCGGGCGCTGCGCCTCGCCTCGACGGTCGGGATCACCGTCACCGGGCTGGTGCATTTCTTCCTGCTCCGCCCGCTGCTGGACCTGAACGGCGCGGACTGGCTGGCCGACAAGATGCTGCACATGCTGGTCCCGGTCCTGGCGGTGGTCGGCTGGTTCGCGTTCGGGCCGCGGCCCCGGGTCGACGGCCGGGCGGTCGCGGTCGCCTTCGCCTGGCCGATCGCCTGGGTGGCGGTGACGCTGTCGGTCGCCGGCGCGACCCGCTGGGTGCCCTACCCGTTCCTCGACTTCCGCGAGGAGGGCTGGGGCTCGGTGGCCGTCGTGTGCCTCGGGATCACCGCACTGTTCGCCGGCCTCGTCGCCGGCTTCGGCTGGGTCGACCGAAGGCTCGCCACCACTCGACAGGCACCCGAAGCCACGGCACCCTGA
- a CDS encoding oxidoreductase, which yields MSTLYEQAGGFDALLDLCVRWHDLCLADPVAAHPFEHDLHPRHDERLAAYLSEALGGPALYTAGYGDESSMQRLHAGNGEHAELDEVCLELFDRALADVGIDGHTGHQISAYFRRATQAMSAYADSPDQVPDGLRFNHA from the coding sequence GTGAGCACGCTCTACGAGCAGGCAGGCGGCTTCGACGCCCTCCTCGACCTGTGCGTCCGGTGGCACGACCTGTGCCTGGCCGACCCGGTCGCGGCCCACCCCTTCGAGCACGACCTGCACCCCCGGCACGACGAGCGGCTGGCGGCCTACCTCAGCGAGGCGCTCGGCGGTCCCGCCCTCTACACCGCGGGCTACGGCGACGAGAGCTCGATGCAGCGCCTGCACGCCGGCAACGGCGAGCACGCCGAGCTCGACGAGGTCTGCCTCGAGCTGTTCGACCGGGCCCTGGCCGACGTCGGCATCGACGGGCACACCGGGCACCAGATCTCGGCGTACTTCCGGCGCGCGACGCAGGCGATGAGCGCGTACGCCGACAGTCCGGACCAGGTGCCGGACGGGCTGCGGTTCAACCACGCCTGA
- the sigJ gene encoding RNA polymerase sigma factor SigJ, which yields MCDPVARVQALAGEYDALRPRMVRVAYAILGTRAEAEDVVADCWIRLVEADAREPVRDLTGWLTVTVARAATDVLRSARVRREEYVGPWLPEPFVAAPDPADRVTLEETVSYALAVVLESLSPAERTAWVLHDVFGMGFAEVAGVVGRSPAAVRQLASRARAHLAAQPARFEVDRSVHEEVLGRFLAAAAGGDLAALLDVLDPDVVCTSDGGGVVSAARRPVHGADRVARFLVGLVAKYVGDVEVELVEANGAPAVALREDGVLTSLMVLTVVEGRATRVDLLRAPAKLAAADL from the coding sequence ATGTGTGACCCGGTCGCGCGGGTGCAGGCGCTGGCGGGGGAGTACGACGCCCTGCGCCCGCGGATGGTCCGTGTCGCCTACGCCATCCTCGGCACGCGCGCCGAGGCCGAGGACGTCGTCGCCGACTGCTGGATCCGACTCGTCGAGGCCGACGCGCGGGAGCCGGTCCGCGACCTCACCGGCTGGCTGACCGTCACCGTCGCCCGCGCCGCCACCGACGTGCTGCGCTCGGCGCGCGTGCGCCGCGAGGAGTACGTCGGCCCGTGGCTCCCGGAGCCCTTCGTCGCCGCGCCCGATCCCGCCGACCGGGTGACCCTCGAGGAGACGGTGAGCTACGCGCTGGCGGTCGTCCTGGAGTCGCTCTCGCCCGCGGAGCGGACGGCCTGGGTGCTGCACGACGTCTTCGGGATGGGCTTCGCGGAGGTCGCCGGGGTCGTCGGCCGCAGCCCGGCCGCCGTGCGTCAGCTCGCGTCCCGCGCCCGGGCGCACCTCGCCGCCCAGCCCGCACGCTTCGAGGTCGACCGCTCCGTCCACGAGGAGGTGCTCGGCCGTTTCCTCGCCGCGGCCGCCGGCGGCGACCTCGCCGCACTGCTGGACGTGCTCGACCCCGACGTCGTGTGCACCTCGGACGGAGGCGGCGTCGTCAGCGCCGCCCGCCGGCCGGTCCACGGTGCCGACCGGGTCGCCCGGTTCCTGGTCGGCCTGGTCGCCAAGTACGTCGGCGACGTCGAGGTCGAGCTGGTCGAGGCCAACGGCGCCCCCGCCGTCGCGCTGCGCGAGGACGGCGTGCTCACCTCGCTGATGGTCCTGACCGTCGTCGAGGGCCGCGCCACCCGGGTCGACCTGCTGCGGGCGCCGGCCAAGCTGGCTGCCGCCGACCTCTGA
- a CDS encoding SDR family oxidoreductase, with translation MDTKLAVAGGTGLVGAMVVEEVRRIGATPVVVARSRGIDLTTGEGLAAALDGVEAVIDASNVDTMSAKRSIAFFEAATAHLLAAGAVAGVRHHVALSIVGCDRVDLPYYLGKRRQEELVAAGPVPWSVLRATQFHEFAGQLVERSPRPFAMAPRMRTQPVAAREVAAALVAAALGEPAGLLPDLAGPCPEDVGRMVRDVVRERGPRRLVVPVPMAGRTGRQVQDGGLLPGDGATLGTVTFDDWLAHV, from the coding sequence ATGGACACGAAGCTCGCCGTGGCAGGCGGAACGGGACTGGTCGGCGCGATGGTGGTCGAGGAGGTACGACGCATCGGCGCCACGCCGGTCGTGGTCGCCCGTTCGCGGGGGATCGACCTCACCACCGGTGAGGGACTCGCAGCGGCGCTCGACGGAGTCGAGGCGGTGATCGACGCCAGCAACGTCGACACGATGAGCGCGAAGCGCTCGATCGCCTTCTTCGAGGCGGCCACCGCGCACCTGCTCGCGGCGGGTGCCGTGGCCGGCGTGCGCCACCACGTGGCGCTCTCCATCGTCGGCTGCGACCGCGTGGACCTGCCCTACTACCTGGGCAAGAGGCGCCAGGAGGAGCTGGTCGCGGCCGGGCCGGTGCCGTGGTCGGTGCTGCGCGCCACCCAGTTCCACGAGTTCGCCGGCCAGCTGGTCGAGCGCAGTCCGCGGCCGTTCGCGATGGCGCCACGGATGCGCACCCAGCCGGTCGCGGCCCGCGAGGTCGCCGCGGCGCTGGTCGCCGCCGCGCTCGGCGAGCCCGCCGGCCTGCTGCCCGACCTGGCCGGGCCGTGCCCGGAGGACGTGGGCCGGATGGTGCGCGACGTGGTGCGCGAGCGCGGACCGCGACGGCTCGTCGTACCCGTGCCGATGGCGGGCCGCACCGGCCGCCAGGTGCAGGACGGTGGCCTGCTGCCCGGCGACGGTGCCACGCTGGGCACCGTGACGTTCGACGACTGGCTCGCGCATGTGTGA